GCATCCAGTGGTCTGGTGGTAATGTGCACTTGCCCTGGGCTTGGTAGCTCAAGGTTCAAATCCAGCTTTGGATGATAGTATCTTATGTGGAAGagttatataaaaaaaagataaaattacCGGGAGAACTGTCCTGAGCATGCAGTGTCCAATGGTCTGGTGGTAATGTGCACTTGCCCTGGGTGTGTTAGCTCAGTGTTCAAATCCAGCTTTGGATGATAGTATCTTATGTGGACCagttatataaaaaaagataaaattacCAGGAGAACTGTCCTGAGCATGCAGTGTCCAATGGCCTGGTGGTAATGTGCACTTGCCCTGGGCTTGGTAGCTCAGGGTTCAAATCCAGCTTTGGATGATAGTATCTTATGTGGACcagttatatataaaaaagataaaattacCAGGAGAACTGTCCTGAGCATGCAGAGTCCAATGGCTCAGTGGTGAGGAACACTACCCTTAGATTGAAAGGTCTGGGGTTTGAGTCCAGGTGTTGACTTGCATCTGAATGGTGGTGGAGCAGGAGCATCCAAGAGTCAGGTGGGAGGAACAGTACCAAGCAGGAGCATCCAAGAGTCAGGTGGGTGGAACAGTGCCAAGCAGGAGCATCCAAGAGTCAGGTGGGAGGAACAGTGCCAAGCTGGAGCATCCAAGAGTCAGGTGGGAGGAACAGTGCCAAGCAGGAGCATCCAAGAGTCAGGTGGGAGGAACAGTGCCATACAAGTAAAAGGGTTTTTGCGTATGTTTAAGCTATAGTAGTTGTGAAGAGGAAAAAAATTGTCAATTGTTGCTTAACCCTCTGCTTTTACACTCCTGAACCTCGGGGGGAGACACACTCCAACGTCTCCCCCCCTTTCACAGCTTGGGAATCTTCTCATGCTATCCAGCCTTCATGTGTTGTACCTCCTTCTGTCCACCAGGATTTGGATCCTGGATCCTGCTTTTCCGTTGCCTGTGGTGATTCTTGTCATGCCCTTTGGTCTTTGTGTGCAGGACATGCCACCACCTGGCTTTGAACCCGAGTCCTCCTGATCCAGTTTCAGTGCTCATCCACCTGAGCCATTGTGTCCTGCACATTATGTGACAGTTCTCCGGGcgtatttatcttttttttatcaGTTGCACATAAGAGCTGTCATTGAACACTTAAAGTGTCAGAGGACAGCCTTGAACCCTTAGCTACATGTTCTCATGTAAGTGCGCATCCACCAGAGCCACTGTGGCAGGCACACTTACGACAGTTCTCTGTGCGCATTTATCTATTATTCTTTAAACCAAGACTAGACACTTAAAAGTCTCAGAGCCTGGGTTTGAACATTAGGCTACGGACTCCAGTATCAGTGCTCATACATCTGAGCCACTGGGCTGTACACACTTATGATAGTTCTCCGGgcgcatttatatatttttatttttatcaggTGCACATAAGTCACATCTTACAGTGCGAAGGGCCAGGCTTGAAGCCTAAACTGTTGGTTTTAGTGCTCAGCACGTGTGACAGTTCTCCGGGcgtatttatctttttttaatcaGTTGCACATAAGAGAAGTCATTGGAACACTTAAAGTGTAAGATTCTGGGATTGAACCTGTTGACACTTGTTTCAGTTTCAGAGCTCATACCCCTCAGCCACTGGACCCTGCTTGCTATAAACAGTTCTCCTggtgtgtttatatttttctttgatCAGGTCTGCGTAAGAAACATCTTTGAACATTTAAAGATCCAGAGCCTGGACTTGAACCCTGGAGTACCTGTTTTCATGTTAATGCTCACACCCTCTGAACCACTGTGCCATACACTCTTGTGAAAATTCTCTCTCTGGGCGTGTTTAGCCATTTTCATTTATCAGGCATGCATAACAGATGTTTAACTCATGGGTTTGAACCCATGTTCGCTTGTTTTCAGTCCGCAAGCCTGAACCACCGGTTTTCAGGTTAGTGCTCACAACCCTGAGCCACTGCTCCATGCTCAAATATTGCGTTTCTCCGGGCATATTTATCTTTTTCTTTCATCAGGCCTGCATAAGAAATGTCCTTGAATACTTAAAGTCTCCAGGCTTGGGATTGAACCTGCGGCCTCCTGCTTTATTGACAGTTCTTATACAGTTGAGCCACGGTGCCACGTATGCTTATTAGCTTGAATCCTGAACCACCAGGACCAGCTTTTGCACGCATTATTTGTTTCTAGGGGGTCAGAACACAAGAAAGAGAGCGCTAAGGCTGTGCCAAACAGGATTTGAACCCTCTCCCCATGAGGTCCATTTTAGAAATCATAACCCTGAGCCATTGAGTCCTGCAGGTGCTGGATATCTGGTCACAAAAGAGGTGTCCCCAAGGTTGGAACCCTGGGCCTTCTGGTTCAGTTTCAGTGCTCATACCCCTGGGCTGTTGAACCTGGTggacaaaaaaggtcaaattcacaAGTTATTATGCCATGTCAAAAATACCTTAACTTAAAACATTGTGTTTGAACCCAGCACTCATGCCACTGAGCCGAAGGGCACAAGTGACACAATTCTCTTTTGGGAAAGATTCAACTAATGACTGCATATCTGATCACAAAAGAGATGTCAACCTCAGATTTGAACCTTAGACCTCTTggtataatttcagtgctaatACCCCTGAGCTATTGAATTAGACAGGTGTTTCTCAAAATACAGCACATTTACAGGTTATTATGCCATGTCAAAAATACTCAAAACCCAAAGTGCTGTCTTTGAACCCAAGACCCCTTGTTTGGAATTCAGCTCTTACTCCGCTCAGCCACTGGAGTTGGAAAGCACATATGATTCATTTTTAGCCAAGATTCAACTAATGACTGGATATCAAGTCATAAAAGAGATGTCAAACTCAGGCTTGAACCCTGGACCTCCTGATTTAATTTCAAAGCTCATACTGCTGAGGGATTGAACCTGATATGTGATGATTAAACGACAGCATATTCACAGTTTATTGTGCAATgtccaaaaatatttaaaacacagaATGATGTGCTTGAACCCAGAACCTTTCAGTTTGAGTCTTGCACTCATTTCACTGCGCCACTGAGAAGATGTTGATCTTGAGATACATTCATCTATTGACTTTATATCTGGGTCACAAAAGAAACGTCAGCAACTGCTGTACACACTGCCAAAgtttaacaaaaacattctGCTGAAAGTTGTGTAGGAAATGGATTATAGTTTAAAGGTAATGAATACTTATTTCACACGTTTGAATTCATGGACAATTACTGATATAACAACACTTGTGGATTCTGAGATTTGAAGCCAGCACCTCTAGAACTATGAAGCGCATGTTTAACGTGTTGATCTATAAGAACACTACCGTTCTCAAGCTGTCTAGATCAAAATGGATACCAtgaccatttttttatttcattgtttgaTAAAATACAGTGCCAAGAGGAGGAGCTGTTAATTCTgaatgaacgtcatatgcccacccccaactagagattacgccagctacatcggaaaatcccgtgccatcctcctgcgagagcctgcggactgactgaccatcccagctccatccaaggcaattccatcaccacccaagaaaaaaaagcgaccatctgaccggcccagctcagacaattccatccccaaccgagagcaaagacggactacttgtcacattaatgctaaatttacaatacttggtatttaatgctaaacttacatcacatgacagcagtttgaagttatagctgcactcagtgactttgattggaggttgctgggtgggtgtttgtagggagtgggggggcttgttggttgtggttcggggcgtttcatttgttgggactgtgtgggtctggtcttgttggtcttgttttgtgatcgatgtcggacaacagaggaataaagttaattatgccattactatttctccctggttgttcctctgttgtctgttgttgatcgtggaatgggaccgggttggacctgcacggtttcggcgggtggggcttcctgggtcgtggctcgtgggctctccctgttcttcgtggacgttgcttggtgactttggtcggggtcactgagtgcagctatgacacgtcagaggagatctggccctcccggctgagcctggtttctcccgaggttctttttctccatttattcatcattggagtttgggttccttgccacagcagtgcagtgttggcttgctcaccgggagactgcatttatttattcatttatttattagatattatttattagaatgatcttgcttggtctataaacaccatgaactgtgctgtgttttacctttctgtgtttttcttatttgctcctgtaaagctgctttggaacaatgcacattgtgaaaagcgctatataaataaaattgaattgaattgaatgtattCTCATAATACATCTGCTTACAGCTCAGAATCAGTCATTTAAGACACAAGCTTTCCCACCTTTGTCATTATAAcgttttttgtttgaaaaaaatgcatgaaaattgaataaattaagatgataaaaCACATACCTGGAAATCTTGCTtcagactttttttattttttacatcaaACAAAGAACTTGAACAAAAATGCATCGATTCATTACAAGTTCAAAAGCACAACGATTGAACTCTTTACTTCAGTATTTGAAAATCTAGGTTCAAGTCCCAGTCTTTCAAGGCTTTTTTTAAAGAGCAGAAAACAAAGTACCCAGTAAAACATCAACATGTCCCACAACAATGTCAATAGCTGAATGGTAGAACTCTTGACTATGGTACATGAAGCTCTTAAATTCAAATCTCACTTTCACAGGAACTTTTTAATTCACACGAACACAAAGAACCCACATAAAAATCCACTACAAGCTCAGTGGTTCAGCAGTTGAACTCCATGGCTATCGTTCTCGAAAATGATAGTTCAAGTCTCATTCTTTCACGTCTTTTTAAAGTGCAGAAAACAAGGAAAATGCAGAAAATTCTTTAACTACAAACTCAATTGCTCAGTGGTTGAGCATTTGGCTTTCGTACTTGAACATCTGGTTCAAATCCCGCTGTTTTAAACTTTTACATTTCAATAGAGAAAGAACTTAGAACTGTCAGCTCATTAACCTGAAAGTACCTGAAAGTCTTGGTTCAAGTCTCACTGTTTTAAACTTTGtagatcacagacaacaaagAACCTTTGGAAAAATCACAGCAAAATACCACAAGCTCTATGGCTCAGGGGTTAAATAGTCGTCTGTCTAATCTGGAAGTCTGGGTCAAACCctctgtttaaaatgatttagaTCACATCAAACAcaacatttagcagatgcttttacaaAGGCACTTATATCAAGGAAGTCTTTCGCTATAGGTGGAAACTATTGCACTTACTTGGTTAACATAAGGCATGTGAGAGTGTAATAcatatctgtgtaaataaaAGAACAGCTTGAATTCAGTTAGacaaacaatgaacaaaaccGGTTAATCATCTCATTTCAAGTGTTGTGTGCACACCACAGTTATAAAACAGAATTCTTAAGTGTATGATTGATAAATCATGATGATCAACCCCAGTGACCCTATAATAAAAGTATAAGTTTCAGACCGGTGAAGGAGTGCTCGGGAGACCTGTTTGAAAGTCATGAGGTCATATAAGGCACATGTCAGGTTTAAGACAGCACACAGAAACCATTCTCCTGTTTCAGATCTGTGTGTTTACAGCCAGTCTGAAGGAAATTATCCCAGTCTGGAGCTGATAGAGGTAAATTTGTCTGGAAATGATTCCAAAACCtgtcaataaaaacaaacatcacacaATCATTTCAATTACAATCCCTAAGACAAAAGCTGTCTCTGAGAAACACAAGGACATTtgcaatcattttcattatttctaTACTATTTTtcccaaaatacattttcagtaCAGCTTTCttttcaacaatgcaaaatCGTGAAAAGCGGTGCTGAAGTGAATctgaatttaattgaatttaaataCTCAAAATGTCCGTATTTTTTGTTGAGAAGTATGTAACAGAACAGTAACAGAGGTATTACCACAGTTAAAAGTAGGAATACTTTTGCCATGATATTATCAtctgatgtttttgtttttatacgtCGCGTTGAAGTTGTATAGAGTTGTGTATTGATCTCACTTGTGATGGTATACATCAGGGTCCCGACTCATTCTGTTATTGAAGCCGATGTACAGGTCGTCCCAGAGTCGCCCCGTCACAACCACGTGTCTCATCACCCCCACTCTGTTTTTgatctaaaaaaaacatttatttttagtgaTGTTTGCCTTAGCAACAGTCTGGCATGGTTACGATGGGATGTAAATGTATGGGCATCacattttcattaataaatgtgTAAACCTATTTCAGTTCTTTTCTCAGTTACCTCTTCATACGGGTGATCTCTCTCCGGTCTCTTGTCTGGAAAGGACAGATCCATGAAGTCCACTAAATAATCACACCCTCCATCCAGCGGCTTGAAATCATCATCCGTTTCAATGACCTGACACATAACATACAGTGAGTGTACAGTCCACGCTGGTTTATGTGTTTGCTTATGTTAAGAGCAGTGTTGAGATCCACCACCGGTTTGCTTGTGAAAACATTCTTTACCTTTATGACCAGATTGTAGCCTTTAAATCCTGCCCAGTTATAATAAAACTGGATCCAGCTTTTGTGTTTAAAGATATCATTGGAAATGGCAGCATTCAGCTCCTCCACATACAAGTCAAAGTCCCAACTGTCCTTATAGATCTTTGTAGCATTTGGGGGTTGAGTGATTGCATCCCTGCGGTTTTTCAAGCACAAAGAGAAAATAATGCTtcctaaataaataatgaaccgAATTAATAGCAGAACAAGAGATGGACATAATGGCATTCACATAAAACATGCATCATACAGACTTATGCAAACATGCTACATGCCCTTAAAAAATACAAGTATACTTCAAGTTAATTTGATTATATTTactacattattaaaaatgtactagtatacttgtaagtgtactatcTCAATTGTACTTGGGACTAAGCTGGCTcaattttttactttatatatttttacttcaTAATAGTATAGTgtggtttaaatattttacttagGCGTAACACTGGTAAACTTTAAGTACACAAAccactttttttgtaaataaacttatgtcgcacatttttttgtttataaatgtatacttttaagtGTACTGGATAACTAGTTTAAGGAGAGTATACTTGTaagttttctttaaaacaacactttgtagtttttcgaccttaaaataatgtctcaaaaatgatttcagtggtagaaaAACTCTTAGTTGGGTGAATTCTACTGCCACAGCTTCCTGAGCAGCCTCCTAGAGGCTACaagcacactctgtaagttctgtgttcgggtcggtacacacagccccgcccatcccctgcctgcggaagagtgcgtTATTGTTTTCTAACGCCGTTCTGCATTCGCTGGTTGCATCAgtttagtaaacaaattcaagtttattgcgctgcccacgagGAAGCTTATACAGAAacattatttacgacactggtaacagacaattgcgcttatcaaccataTGGGGGAACatgtgagcaaaagttctagtGCTgctttaaagctacagtttgtaaaaaaaacaccactagagggcgcacgaacaaaacaacaacaatggcgtagcttgatgacgctgtgaaggagcgtggaatgatgggatctgttgtcttcaactccaccgctgatggcctcaatcagacgggaatgagaaatcatgttagtggatgaggtaaagtaataaagttttataaatttagcgtataattgtggtccattaataagtgactgctcaaaacaagctagtggcttgctagacgctagacactacttacgcatttgtccacgacactgttgtcatgcggtttctatgtcagtaaaggcggtaacaaagggtaacgcggatatgacgccattgacaggcgactgcacagccccgtgtcactgtttagaatggtgATTTTCTCACCATTTACAAGTAGtttgaaacatttgagatattgtaagtactaagctgaacaaaatatataacactgtgtAAGGAATGGGCATTTTGTCCACTCATCCCTTcccttttattttaaagtttaatttaaattatatttctgaaaaagtaaactaaatataaactttctaattatataatttaaaagaagtatactcatagcacacttgaataaactttgTAAGGGTATACTCATACTCACATCATACATACTAGCGCAAACATCCTACATACTAAGATATGAAAACAGACCTGTTGGATTGATCTGCTAAAGCCAGAGCCACATCCAGCACAGAACAGGGTAAAGGGGTCCAGGTTAAGATATTTGGACAGCTCTTGCGTATGGAAGCGTTCAGATCCTCTGCACTGTTCTTAATATTTGTCTCCTTTATGTACCTGTTAgtcatgtttaaatatttaatactcATATACAGAAAAATCCATAACAAGGGGTTACACTCCCATGGCAATATAGTATTTTTTCACATACCATGGTACAGTTGAATGAATTTGTCAAGAAATTACCGGTCTGAGGGATGGGCTTCTGTGAAGTAGCCAGCAAAAGGACAGTAGATCTTGGGCTGTAAACTCTTCACCAGCTGAGTCTTATAGTTCAGCAGTTTCTTTCtctcatttttaatgaaatcaGCCTTCCAGCTTTCTATCGAGTAAATACACCGTAAATAAACAGTGAGATCGTGATTCCAGACTGGGAGTCAATATTAGATTTTATAATACATTGTCCATCAGTTTGCTTTCAATCACTATCTCTGAATGCTCTCTTTTGTCACTTTGGTCAAAACCACAAAAATCACAGGTTTCATAACTCACCAGTGTATTTCCCACCATGGAAAGTCATTGGAAAGCCAGAAGCACCGCCGGCGAAGTCGCTCGTCATCACGTCGACACCGTGTGGAAGACGCCCGTTGTTCGGCCGGGTGCAGTCGACCGTATTCAGGATCATGTGACCTTATGAGAGAGTTCAAAATTATATCAATTAGCAACTTTTTTATGTTCTTTATCGAGCAGAGACATTGAAGAGGGGACAAGATCATGTCAGAACTACTACTAATACATTGATGCAAACTATACTGTCTATCACTTAGGGGTAGAAATGCGTGATGTCATGGGGTAGAAATGCGTGGGGGGTAGAAATGCGTGATgtaatttaaaatcttaaattactttaaaaaataaaaaaactaatgtgcaacaaatatttcaaaaagttATGATAGACTATTTggctttgtttaaaataaacatggcaATGTTGACAAGTATTCCTAAAAGCACTCTTTTTATTGCAAGTTCAAAATGATTATTTACTGATTTAATGAAACATTAATTAAAATGCTTAACATTAGTTtgatgagttaatgatgacattAATAGTGTCCGCGGGCTAATAGTGTgtaatttaaactaaatatcTGTGGTAGCCTAATTAGTTTGAAACAATAATT
The nucleotide sequence above comes from Triplophysa rosa linkage group LG24, Trosa_1v2, whole genome shotgun sequence. Encoded proteins:
- the cmah gene encoding cytidine monophosphate-N-acetylneuraminic acid hydroxylase isoform X2, coding for MTPQVSRTVLRLEASAVRELKDGINFKKNPEDGKCYIIYKDKDKARACKNQCKHQGGLFIKDIEDLDGSMEYVNPPDSFLQDELEVVISDTDGSMELVELNPPDPWTLDPREAQELQAGELTLTYMTHACMDLKAGSKRMMFDPWLTGPAFARGWWLLHEPPSDAMERLCRADLIYISHMHSDHLSYPTLKLLAEKKPDIPIYVGDTSRPVFWYLERSGVNLTNINVVPFGVWQNVDEHLRFMILMDGVHPEMDTCLIVEYKGHMILNTVDCTRPNNGRLPHGVDVMTSDFAGGASGFPMTFHGGKYTESWKADFIKNERKKLLNYKTQLVKSLQPKIYCPFAGYFTEAHPSDRYIKETNIKNSAEDLNASIRKSCPNILTWTPLPCSVLDVALALADQSNRDAITQPPNATKIYKDSWDFDLYVEELNAAISNDIFKHKSWIQFYYNWAGFKGYNLVIKVIETDDDFKPLDGGCDYLVDFMDLSFPDKRPERDHPYEEIKNRVGVMRHVVVTGRLWDDLYIGFNNRMSRDPDVYHHKFWNHFQTNLPLSAPDWDNFLQTGCKHTDLKQENGFCVLS
- the cmah gene encoding cytidine monophosphate-N-acetylneuraminic acid hydroxylase isoform X1 — translated: MTPQVSRTVLRLEASAVRELKDGINFKKNPEDGKCYIIYKDKDKARACKNQCKHQGGLFIKDIEDLDGRTVHCTKHYWKLDVSSMEYVNPPDSFLQDELEVVISDTDGSMELVELNPPDPWTLDPREAQELQAGELTLTYMTHACMDLKAGSKRMMFDPWLTGPAFARGWWLLHEPPSDAMERLCRADLIYISHMHSDHLSYPTLKLLAEKKPDIPIYVGDTSRPVFWYLERSGVNLTNINVVPFGVWQNVDEHLRFMILMDGVHPEMDTCLIVEYKGHMILNTVDCTRPNNGRLPHGVDVMTSDFAGGASGFPMTFHGGKYTESWKADFIKNERKKLLNYKTQLVKSLQPKIYCPFAGYFTEAHPSDRYIKETNIKNSAEDLNASIRKSCPNILTWTPLPCSVLDVALALADQSNRDAITQPPNATKIYKDSWDFDLYVEELNAAISNDIFKHKSWIQFYYNWAGFKGYNLVIKVIETDDDFKPLDGGCDYLVDFMDLSFPDKRPERDHPYEEIKNRVGVMRHVVVTGRLWDDLYIGFNNRMSRDPDVYHHKFWNHFQTNLPLSAPDWDNFLQTGCKHTDLKQENGFCVLS